A genomic segment from Ptychodera flava strain L36383 chromosome 8, AS_Pfla_20210202, whole genome shotgun sequence encodes:
- the LOC139138852 gene encoding E3 ubiquitin-protein ligase TRIM56-like, which translates to MAAANSPTLEQQINEKILLCPICQERMTKPKILPCVHTFCEACLENWVRQKGGRLDCPTCRNLSSLPPAGVKGLNNNLFINDLIEVFQDMQPNSQESACDVCESKAAFWCRECAQFFCSRCHLTHTKARTSKMHRVLSTEEYHKLANSGRDHMIRPRFCSVHEDSQLELYCDHCDVTACMKCAVTIHKGAAHRLLSPDEAAKKYKPELQELVGASTARASSLREAKQEKERVMKEIEENSTEVDKQIRQKAAKMIELVKDGERKLLETLSKFGGHNVKELRAELDKIDLDLACAENLNYYTGSLLLYGTVTDLLSQKKELKERLQRSGAPSLLEPDVPRRKIFLTFEENTDNMQMTLGEVLNKPPATVPTQTSDRDSPDEQEPKPKSSGSRKSSLTEKQSRKSSTSEDKRQGRRKSSGATENKTPGSRKSSLSANKITGNMPKGEMSVENFVGFHRILYVFEDGIQGADQPNPGQQYKGGRFYGWLPDTIEGGQILQLLKTAFNRRLTFTIDGTSNKVVWNSIRHAESMDCYDEDYVRQLKQELASFGIGS; encoded by the exons ATGGCTGCCGCAAATTCACCAACACTGGAACAGCAGATCAATGAAAAGATTTTACTCTGTCCGATCTGTCAAGAACGGATGACGAAACCTAAAATTTTGCCATGTGTGCACACATTCTGTGAAGCGTGTCTCGAAAACTGGGTCCGCCAGAAGGGAGGACGACTCGACTGCCCGACTTGCAGAAATCTTAGTTCGTTGCCCCCAGCCGGAGTCAAGGGACTGAACAATAACCTTTTCATAAACGATCTGATCGAAGTTTTCCAAGACATGCAGCCAAACTCGCAAGAATCGGCATGTGACGTGTGTGAGAGTAAGGCTGCCTTTTGGTGTAGAGAATGCGCTCAGTTTTTTTGTAGCCGATGTCATCTGACTCATACTAAAGCTAGAACGTCAAAGATGCACAGAGTTCTATCAACTGAAGAGTATCACAAATTGGCCAATTCCGGTCGAGACCACATGATTCGGCCCCGATTCTGCTCGGTGCACGAAGACAGTCAGCTGGAGCTGTACTGCGATCACTGTGACGTCACGGCCTGCATGAAGTGCGCGGTGACCATTCACAAGGGCGCCGCGCACAGACTTCTGTCGCCGGACGAAGCCGCGAAGAAGTACAAACCCGAGTTGCAAGAGCTGGTTGGCGCGTCGACCGCCCGGGCGTCGTCTCTCCGTGAGGcgaaacaagaaaaagaaagagtGATGAAGGAGATCGAAGAAAATAGTACCGAGGTAGATAAGCAAATCAGACAGAAAGCGGCGAAGATGATCGAACTGGTCAAAGACGGAGAACGGAAGTTGCTGGAGACATTGTCGAAATTTGGCGGTCACAATGTAAAAGAACTGCGAGCAGAGTTAGACAAAATCGATCTCGATCTGGCCTGTGCTGAAAATCTAAACTACTACACAGGAAGTCTTCTTCTATATGGCACAGTGACAGATCTACTCTCTCAAAAGAAAGAATTGAAGGAGAGACTGCAAAGAAGTGGGGCGCCCTCGTTACTAGAGCCAGACGTACCCAGGCGAAAAATTTTCCTAACGTTCGAGGAAAACACagacaatatgcaaatgactttgGGAGAAGTTTTGAACAAGCCACCGGCAACAGTTCCCACGCAAACCAGTGATAGGGACTCTCCGGATGAACAAGAGCCGAAGCCAAAGTCGTCGGGGTCGAGGAAATCATCGCTCACGGAGAAACAGTCTCGGAAATCGTCCACTTCCGAGGACAAAAGGCAAGGACGGCGGAAATCGTCTGGCGCGACCGAGAACAAGACACCGGGATCCAGAAAATCGTCTTTGTCGGCCAATAAAATTACAGGCAACATGCCGAAAGGCGAAATGTCTGTCGAGAATTTCGTTGGATTCCATCGCATACTTTACGTCTTTGAAGATGGCATACAAGGG GCTGACCAGCCCAACCCTGGTCAACAATACAAAGGCGGGAGGTTCTATGGCTGGCTACCGGACACTATCGAGGGCGGCCAGATACTGCAACTGCTGAAGACTGCATTCAATCGTCGACTGACGTTCACTATCGACGGAACTTCAAATAAAGTGGTTTGGAATAGCATACGGCATGCTGA GTCCATGGACTGTTACGATGAAGATTACGTGAGGCAACTGAAACAAGAATTGGCTTCTTTTGGAATCGGCTCCTAA